GGTGAGCGCGCGTAGCCGATAAAGTAGGTGCCGAACTCGCGCATACCGGGTTTACCGAATGGCATGTTATCGCGCAGGATCTTCACCTCATTGCCTTGCTCATCGGTTAGGGTAGTCAGCGAACTGTGGGAGTATGAAGGCTTGACGTCCGCATCTAATTCGATATTGGACTGCTTGTGACGGCCGATGATGTTCTCTTGTGTTTCCACGGTCAGCGCATTCCAGCCTTTCATATCATGCAGATATTTTTGCACCAGCACATAGCTGCCACCGCTGAACGGCGCGTCTTCCTGGCCGATAACCGTATAGTCGAACGCCTCATGCCCTTCGGGGTTTTCGGTGCCATCCACGAAGCCAATCATGGCGCGTTGGTCGAAGTAGCGAAAGCCATGCACTTCATCGACCACTGTGACGGCATCGCCGAGTTTTTTCAGCAACTGGGCCGCCAGCTCAAAACACAGATCCATTTCATCCGCGCGGATGTGCAACAGAATGTCGCCAGGTGTGGAGACAGCGAGGCGATCGCCGGTGCCGATGGCGCTGAAAGGGTGCAACTGAGCAGGACGAGGCGCGCCGAACAGCCGATCCCAGGCGGCGGAACCAAACCCACACACGCACGACAATTGGCCTGCGAGCGATCTTTTTCCCACCGATCGAACGACGGCAGCGACATCGCCGCACCAGGCTCGCACGGTGTCGAGGTGTTCGGGAATGGGCGACAGAATAGCGACAATGAATATCGCGTGACGCGTCACTGGACTAAAGACGGCTTGCGGTTGGTTGGTATTGGCATTCATTGAGTCCGATTCCGGTATTTGAGATTGAAAAGCTTTAAAGAAGCATCTTAAAAGCAACAATAAAATGGTGTTAAAATTATCAGTCTATATAATATGTAGCTATATATTTTACTTTACCCCACCAGTATAGACGCATTCGAACCATAATAGGATACCCGATCTTAATAAATACGTTTGATTTTTTATTAATCATGAGTGAGGCATATTTTCTTAAAGAAAAGGCCATGATGAAATTCAAATAAAAAATAAAGCCTTATTCGGCTGCTGTGGCTGGTTGAAACCTTCGGGTGACCATAATACGATTAGTTTCTGACAGTAAATAAGAACGGCAACGCTGCCATACCATTGGATGCTGATGATCACCACACTGGGCATGATAATATTTAATGATAGACGTAAGATAATCTTTGACAGCACGGAACTGTGCCAGAAAAACAGGCGGAAAAACCAGTTTTGATTTGGGCGAATAAGTGTGATGTAGATATTTTCTGCTGTTTTGCTTAGCGATGGGTTTATTGGAGATATTTTGCTGAGCTGTACTTAATTACTCCGCAATCAGCCGCTGCGGATGAGTGTAAACGATAGCTCGGCCCGGCTTGCTGAAGCCCACCAGCGTCAGATTGCTTTGCTCTGCTACCGCCACCGCCAGGCTGGTGGCGGCGGAGACAGTAAATAGGATCTCAATGCCGCACATGGCTGTTTTTTGTACCATTTCATAGCTGGCGCGGCTAGACACTAGTACAGCACCTTGCGGCCAGTTTTGCTGGCTGCGGTAGCCCAACAGCTTGTCGAGCGCCACGTGTCGGCCAATATCTTCGCAGCCACCGCTGAGCATGCCATCGGGTTGTAGCCAGGCCGCTGCATGGGTACAGCCAGTCAGTTGCCCCACCGTTTGAACGTTTTTCAACTGTGTCACACCCCGATCAAGCATTGCCAAAGCAAAGCGTTGGGTAAAGGGTAACAGGGGGATTGGCCGGGTAGTATCTTGTAGCTGCTCCACGCCACAGATGCCACAGCCGGTGCGGCCAGCCAGGCTGCGGCGCCTCGCTTTCAACTGCATCAAACGCCGGCTGGAGAGTTCCACATGCACCTCAATGCCATTGCAGACGGGCTGCTGCCAGATATCGTAAATGTCGTCGGGGAAGGCGATGATCCCTTCAGAGAGCGAGAAACCGATGGCGAATGCCGCCAGATCTTTCGGGGTGGCCATCATCACCACATGAGAAATGCCGTTATACACCAGCGCCACCGGTACCTCTTCGGCCAGCCAGTCCAACTGTGGTTGAGCCAGATCGTTGCGCTGCCATACCCGATGCTGTGATAGACATGGTTGTTCGGCATCGCCATGCTCATTGATGAGTAAATACTTATTCATAATTTTCTCGTCAGCGCCGCCGGATTAAATACTGATGCAAAGAGCTTCGGGGGGCAGGAATGGCGGCTATTATACATGAGTATTAATGGAATAGCGCATTAGGTAAATGAAAATGCCATTTCTAATTCGATAATAGGCAAGGTTCCTTTAACTTAAATCGCATCAGAACAAAACACGATTGCCAAGTATTGCCCCCTCATCCCTGAGGTTCAACCTGCGGCTCTGTGCAAGTGCTGTTCAAATCGGTTCCCGACCGATTTGTCGCTGCATTGCCGCCTTCCTGCAACTTGAATTATTTAGGGTATATGTGGGCATCGAGGAGAAGATAACTAAATCACCAGCACCATCAGCCGGATAGGACTTTTCTGTCTTTCAGGGCTTGATCGTGAGTGTAAAAACATAAATACTGTATATGCAAACAGTATTTGGAACACATCATGAATATTTACCAACCAGATGAAATATCAACCCTCCACAGGCTACCGTTGTTCGTCGAACGCGTTGCCTGCGGTTTTCCTTCGCCGGCGCAGGATTACGTCGAGAGCCGCCTGGATATAGGCGAACTGTTGGTACGCCATCCCAATGCTACCTACTTTGTGCGTGCCAGCGGCGACTCAATGATTGATGGCAATATCAAGAACGGGGATTTGCTGATCGTTGACAGCTCGCTCACGCCGGAGCACGGCAATATCGTTATCGCTGCTATCGACGGTGAATTCACCGTCAAGAAACTGCAATGCCACCCGGATACACGGTTGCTGCCGATGAACCCGGCCTATGCGTCGATCGTCCTTGGCGAGGAAGCGCGACTGGAGATCTTCGGCGTGGTCACCTTTATCGTATATGCTGCGGTGTAGCCATGTTTGCGTTAGTGGATGTAAATGCATTTTATGCTTCCTGCGAGACTATCTTTCGGCCAGATCTACAAGGGCGGCCAGTGGTTGTGCTTTCCAACAACGATGGCTGCGTGATCGCCCGCAGCGCCGAGGCCAAAGCGCTGGGGATAACAATGGGCGCACCTTACTTCAAGATTAAGGATGACCTGCGCCGACAGAACGTGGCGGTGTTCTCTTCCAACTATGCACTGTATGCCGATATGTCTCGTCGAGTGATGGACACGCTGGAGGAGATGGCACCCGCAGTGGAAATTTACTCGCTGGACGAGGCTTTTCTGCGGCTGGATGGTATTAACCACTGCATAGCACTGAAACAGTTTGGCAGCCAGATACGCGATAGGATCCAACGGGAACTGCATTTAACGGTCGGTGTGGGCATCGCGCCGAGCAAGACGTTGGCCAAATTGGCCAACTACGCTGCCAAAAAGTGGCGTGGTGCTCAGGGGGTGGTGGATCTGTCAGAACCGGCTCGCCAGCGCAAGCTGCTGGCATTGATACCGGTAGAAGAGGTATGGGGCATTGGCCGGCGGTTGGCACGGCAGCTACAGGCGATGGGCATTCACACCGCGTTGCAACTGGCGGACTGCGATACTCGGCTGGTACGCAAAACCTTCAGCGTGGTGCTGGAGCGCACGGTGCGCGAACTGCGCGGGGGATCTTGTCTGCCATTGGAGGCGGCAGCGGTCGCCAGGGAACAGATCATCTGTTCACGTTCGTTTGGCCAGCGGTTGACCTATTACCCGCATATGCGCGAGGCAATCTGTAGCTATGCAGAGTGCGCCGCCGAGAAGTTGCGCCAGGATGATCGCTATTGCCGCCATGTGTCGGTGTTTATAAAAACCAGCCCGCATGCGGCGAGTGAGAGTTACTACAGCAATATGGGGAGCGCCCGGCTGCGGATACCGAGCAACGATAGCCGAGACATCATCGCCACGGCGGTGCGGGTATTGGAAAGCATCTGGCAAGAGGGCCGATACTACCTGAAAGGAGGCGTGATGCTGGGGGATTTTAGCACTGGTGCCATGGCACAGCTTGACTTGTTCGATGGTGGTTCACCGTGGCGTAACAGCGGCCAACTGATGGACACGTTGGACAAGCTGAACCGGGAAGAGCGCGGGCGTATCTGGTTCGCCGGGCAGGGCATCGCCAAACCGTGGCAGATGAAACGCGAAATGTTGTCGCCAGCTTATACCACTCGGCTGGCAGATATTCCATAGGTGCGGCTGGATGGGGAAATTAAGGATTAATAGTTATCGCTGATCATTGGAAACGACGAGACGATGCAATCCCATTAGTCGTTTTTTGTGGTAATTTTTATGTTATTATTCAGTTTGTTATGGAAAGTATCGTGACTTTTTCCGCAGCGAATAATATGAAAAACCATTTTTTATCGCCATCACTGCCGATATCTTTCAGGTTGTTGTAGATTCAATCGCTTATAACGTTGCTCACTTCATCAGCGTTCTGAGCAGATATTTTGTTTTTGCTCATTAACTGTTGAGATAATACATAGCGTTACGCTGATTTCCTTGTTCATGATAGCACCGGGTCATCACTAAGCCGATATCCCATGGTGAAATGAAAACAGCCTGTCCCGGAGATTTGATCCAACGCTATATATTACCCAAATTATATTATCTAATTAATATTAAATTATACTAATAATTAGTAATCTATGTTTTTTTATGCTGTTTTTTCGTGAAATTAGTTTTTTTATTCTGAATTGTTGTTTTTTTGATGCTTGTTTCTGTATTAAAAATAGGCCATTTTGGGCTAAGTTATCTCTAACTTAAGATTTTTCTGTCATCGAAATTTTGAATAGAAAAACATCAAAAAACAATGAGTCATGGAAGTATGCGGATAAAATTTTTTATGGTTTTGCTCATGTTAAGTTGAAAACTTTTTTCTTAATTATATTGTGTGTGCTAGTAGATCAGGTTAGAATCATCCTATGTTGGGATTAATCCTATGCGAGTTTGATAAAATTAAAAAAAATGCTGTGCATACGTACACATACTACGCACGTTGGTTTACGCACGAATTCAATACTGAATAACAGTCGAATTTAACTTATGACTGTACTGTTCAAGAGATCCTGCGAACGTCGGTAACAAACCCAGAGGTCGGTAACAAACCCAGAGGTCGGTAACAAACCCAGAGCATGGGTGATAAAAATTATCACTCAGTGTATTGTTCTTAAACATAGTTTATCAGGGTGGGGAATATGGGTACGTCTGAATTACTTAAACATATTTATGACATAAATCTATCATATTTACTTCTAGCACAGCGGCTAATTAATGATGAAAAAGCCTCGGCGATGTTTCGCCTAGGGATTAACGGAGCCATGGCTGACGCGCTTGCACAGCTTACGCTACCACAAATGGTTAAACTGGCAGAGACCAACCAACTGATCTGCCACTTCCGCTTTAACGATCACCAGAGTATCGAACGCCTGACCAAAGAGTCACGCGTGGACGATCTACAGCAAATCCATACGGGTATTTTGTTATCAAGCCATTTACTGCAAGAACTATCGGCTGAAAAAGACGGTAGTGCGACGAAGAAAAGAGCCTGATGATGGTAGAGAAAAGTATTGTTCAGGAAGCCAAAGATATTCAGCTCGCCATGGAGCTAATATCGCTGGGGGCGCGTTTGCAGATGTTGGAAAGCGAGACGCAGCTTAGCCGTGGCCGTTTGATTAAGTTGTATAAAGAATTACGTGGTAGCCCGCCGCCTAAAGGGATGCTGCCATTCTCTACCGATTGGTTTATAACCTGGGAACAGAACATCCATTCTTCGATGTTCTACAACGCCTATCAATTTCTGGTAAAAAGCGGGCAGTGCAGCGGCGTGGAGGCGGTGATCAAAGCCTATCGCCTTTACTTGGAGCAGTGTCCTCAGCAGCCAGAAGAAGCGCCGTTGCTGGCGCTGACCCGCGCCTGGACATTGGTGCGCTTCGTCGATAGCGGTATGCTGCAACTGACCGCCTGCAACTGCTGCGGTGGGGCATTTATCACCCACGCCCATCAGCCGCTCAACGGTTTTATTTGCAGTTTATGCCAGCCCCCATCCCGCGCAGTAAAAAGGCGTAAACTTTCGCCGCAACTGGCCGATATTATCTCTCAACTGCTGGACGAGCAGGTTAAGCGCGCCATTTGAACCCGCAACATTGCCGGTTGACGGCAGTGAAAATAGACGTGTGATACGGAAGGGCGTGGTGATGCCGCCCTGGTAGCGCAGGTTAACCTTCCAAAAGGCGCGTTTACCCACCTTCCATCTACATTGTCAATTTGAGGAATGCGTGTGCTAGTTATTTTGGGTTATCTCGTGGTATTGGGTACGGTTTTTGGCGGATACATGATGGTGGGTGGCCATCTCGGTGCGCTGTATCAGCCGTCAGAGTTTCTGATTATTGGTGGGGCAGGTATTGGCGCTTTTATCGTCGGCAACAGCGGTAAGGCGATCAAAGCCACGTTGCGCGCATTACCCGGGCTGATGCGCGGTTCGAAATACAGCAAGGCTCTGTATATGGATCTGATGGCGTTGCTGTATCTCCTGCTGGCTAAATCACGCCAGAAAGGCATGTTGTCTCTTGAGTTTGATATTGATAACCCAAGGGAAAGTGAAATTTTCTCTAAGTATCCGCGCCTCCTTTCTGATAATGTCGCGGTGGAATTTATCACCGACTATTTAAGGCTGATGGTGAGTGGCAACATGAATGCGTTTGAGGTCGAAGCGCTGATGGATGAAGAAATCGAAACTTTCGAACATGAAAGTGAAGTACCCGCCGGCAGCTTGGGGATGATGGGTGACTCGCTTCCGGCGTTCGGCATTGTGGCAGCGGTGATGGGGGTGGTACACGCGCTGGCCTCGGCTGATCGCCCAGCCGCTGAATTGGGGGCACTGATCGCCAATGCAATGGTCGGTACTTTCCTGGGTATTCTGCTGGCCTACGGGTTTATTTCTCCGCTTGCAGCGGTGTTGAGGCAGAAGAGTGCGGAGACGGTCAAGATGATGCAGTGTATCAAAGTGACACTACTGTCCAACATGCACGGCTACGCGCCGCAGATTGCGGTCGAGTTTGGCCGCAAAATACTGTACACCACCGAGCGTCCTTCATTCCTTGAGTTGGAAGAGCATGTGCGCCAAGTGAAAGCACCAGCACAACAGGCGACGGAAGAAGGAACATGAAACAAGATCATCCGGTGATTGTGGTCAAAAAAAAACGCAAGGCGGGCCATGGTGGCCACCACGGCGGTTCCTGGAAGATTGCTTATGCCGATTTTATGACTGCTATGATGGCATTTTTCTTGGTGATGTGGCTCCTGTCGATCGCCAACCCGCAACAGTTGACGCAAATCGCCGAGTATTTCCGCACACCGCTAAAGGTGGCGTTAACCGGCGGTGATAAAAACAGCTCTGAAAGCAGCCCTATCCCAGGTGGTGGCGACGACCCTACCCAGCAGGAGGGGCTGGTGAAGAAACAGATTGAGTCACCAGAAAAACGCGCTGAAGAGCTAAAGCTGAATAAGCTGCGCGAGAAGCTGGACGAACTGATTGAATCGGACCCTCGCCTGAAGGCACTGCGCCCACATTTGCTGATCAACCTGATGGATGAAGGGCTGCGTATCCAGATCATCGATAGTCAGAATCGGCCGATGTTCAAAACCGGTAGTGCACAAGTGGTAGACTATATGCGCGATATACTGCGAGCGATTGCGCCGATCCTCAACGACCTGCCGAACAAAATTAGCCTGTCGGGTCATACCGATGATATTCCTTACGCTAACGGTGAGCGTGGCTACAGCAACTGGGAACTGTCTGCTGATCGTGCCAACGCTTCGCGGCGTGAACTGATCGCGGGCGGCCTCTCGGAGGGTAAGGTGCTGCGGGTCGTGGGCATGGCGTCTACCATGAGCCTGAAGCAGCGTGATGCCGATGATGCCATTAACCGTCGCATTACCGTGCTGGTATTGAATAAGGATACCCAGAAGGAGATTGAACGTGATAACGCAGAGAGCAACGCGACGGACATCACCCAGCCGGATAGCCTGAAGCAAGTGATACCGCCTACTACGCCAGCACCGGCGAACAGCAGCTCACCACCCAAGGAGAAGCCTGTGAGCCAGGATGCTGAGGATCAACAAAAAGCTGCTGCTGAGGCAAAAGCAGTGACCGATAAAGAGAAACCGCAAAACGATGACCAGCAGGGGGATGAGAAACGCACTGGTGTGATCGTCACTCAGACGCAGATACGCGAAAGCCACGTTTTTTGATACGTTCTGGGAGGGGGGATGCCAGCGGTTTTTTCCTCATTCGGTAAATAACCTACCTTTTTCCCCGTTGTTCTACCAATGGCATCGGCTTTTTTTTGGCATGCTGGGTGCAATTTTATTCTCTCCCAGCACAGGAACCGACCGTCCGTGGCTGAAGACAGCGATCTGGAAAAAAGCGAAGCTCCCACACCACACAGGGTGGAAAAAGCGCGTGAAGATGGCCAGATCCCTCGTTCACGCGAACTGACCTCCGTACTGATGCTCGTCGCTGGGCTGGCGATCATCTGGATGTCCGGCAACAATATGGCGCAACAACTGGCGATGATGCTGACTCAGGGCCTGAATTTCGACCACGGCATGGTCAGCAACGACAAACAGATGTTGCGCCAATTGGGTATGCTGCTGCGTCAGGCCGCCTGGGCGCTATTACCGATCATGGCAGGGTTGGTACTGGTGGCGATAGCTGCGCCGATGCTGCTCGGCGGTATCTTGTTCAGTGGTAAATCGATCAAGCTTGATTTAAAACGTATGAACCCTTTGGCTGGGCTGAAGCGTATCTTTTCCAGCCAGGTGTTGGCGGAACTGCTGAAAGGGATATTGAAAGCGACATTAGTGGGGTGGGTCACCAGCTTGTATTTGTGGCACAACTGGGCGGCGATGCTGCATTTGGTAACGCAGCGGCCGTTTGAGGCGCTAGGCAATGCGCTACAAATAATTATTTTCTGTGGTCTGCTGGTGGTACTGGGATTGACACCTATGGTGACGTTCGACGTGTTTTATCAACTGTGGAGTCATTTCAAGAAACTGAAGATGACCAAACAGGATATCCGCGACGAATTCAAAGAGCAGGAAGGTGACCCGCATATCAAGGGACGCCTGCGCCAACAGCAGCGGACGATCGCCCGGCGTCGCATGATGGCCGATGTGCCCAAGGCGGATGTCATCGTCACCAACCCAACGCACTATGCTGTCGCACTACAGTACAACGACAAAAAAATGAGTGCGCCGAAAGTACTGGCTAAAGGAGCCGGTGAAATTGCACTGCGCATTCGCCAACTGGGTGCAGAACATCGAATCCCCCTGTTTGAGGCCCCGCCATTGGCACGCGCGCTGTATCGACACAGCGAGATTGGGCAACATATCCCAGCCACCCTGTATGCCGCAGTTGCCGAGGTGCTGGCCTGGGTTTATCAATTGCGCCGCTGGCGGCAAGAAGGCGGTATAATACCGAAAAAACCTGAAAATCTACCGGTGCCAGAAGCACTGGATTTTGCTGGAGAGAACAACTCTGATGGCTAATTTGGCCTCCTTGCTTCGTTTGCCGGGTAATTTTAAAGATACGCAGTGGCAGGTACTGGCTGGCCCGATATTGATCTTGATGATCTTATCAATGATGGTGTTGCCACTGCCGGCGTTTATCCTCGATCTGCTGTTCACCTTCAATATCGCGTTGTCGATTATGGTGCTGCTGGTGGCGATGTTTACCCAGCGCACGCTGGAGTTCGCCGCCTTCCCAACCATCCTGCTGTTCTCGACCCTGTTGCGGCTATCACTGAATGTGGCGTCGACGCGCATCATACTGATGGAAGGGCATACTGGTTCGGCTGCAGCAGGCCGTGTGGTAGAGGCTTTCGGCCATTTCCTGGTCGGCGGCAATTTCGCCATCGGTATCGTGGTGTTTATCATTTTGGTATTGATCAACTTTATGGTGATCACTAAAGGTGCTGGACGTATCGCCGAAGTAGGTGCGCGCTTTGTACTGGACGGCATGCCGGGCAAACAGATGGCGATCGACGCTGATCTTAACGCTGGCCTAATCGGTGAAGACGAAGCGAAAAAGCGCCGTGCTGAGGTCACGCAGGAAGCCGATTTCTACGGATCAATGGACGGTGCCAGTAAGTTCGTACGGGGTGATGCGGTCGCCGGCCTGATGATCATGGTATTGAACGTGGTGGGAGGGCTGTTGGTCGGCGTGATCCAGCACGGTATGGCGATGGGTACGGCGGCGGAAAGTTATACGTTGTTGACCATTGGCGATGGGTTGGTGGCGCAAATCCCCGCGCTAGTGATCTCTACCGCAGCCGGTGTGATCGTCACCCGCGTGGCGACCGATCAGGACGTGGGGGAGCAGATGGTTGGCCAACTGTTCAATAACCCACGGGTCATGCTGCTCAGTGCCGGAGTGCTAGGGTTGTTGGGCCTGGTACCAGGTATGCCGAACCTGGTGTTCCTGCTGTTTACCGCTGCCTTGCTTGGGCTGGCCTGGTGGCTGCGTGGGCGTGAGCAACAGGCACCTAGAACGGTGGAAGCGCCAGTAGCGCAGGAAAATCCGCAGGCCTCCGAAGCTAGCTGGTCTGACGTACAAATGGAGGATCCGCTGGGCTTGGAAGTCGGTTACCGGTTGATCCCGATGGTCGATTTTCAACAGAACGGCGAGCTGCTTGGGCGTATCCGTGGCATCCGTAAAAAATTCGCCCAGGATATGGGCTACCTGCCGCCGGTGGTGCACATCCGCGACAACCTAGAACTACCGCCCGCCAGCTACCGCATCCTGATGAAAGGAGTGGAGATTGGCAGTGGAGAGGCGCATCCGGGTCGCTGGCTGGCGATTAACCCCGGCAACGCCGTGGGAGAGCTGGCAGGAGACAAGACCATCGATCCGGCTTTTGGGTTAGAGGCAGTATGGATCGACAGTGCATTGCGTGAACAAGCACAGATCCAGGGGTTTACCGTAGTGGAAGCCAGCACGGTGGTGGCTACGCATCTCAACCACCTGATTGGCCAGTTCGCCAGTGAGTTGTTTGGTCGGCAGGAAACCCAGCAGCTACTGGATCGTGTCTCTCAGGAGATGCCAAAACTGACCGAAGACTTCGTGCCGGGTGTGGTGTCACTGACCACACTACATAAAGTATTGCAAAACCTGCTGGCAGAACGGGTATCGATCCGTGATATGCGCACCATCATTGAAACGCTGGCAGAGCATGCGCCAACGCAAAGCGATCCTTATGAACTGACCGCAGTGGTACGGGTGGCGCTAGGACGTGCGATCACTCAACAGTGGTTCCCAGGCAACGGTGAGATCCAGGTCATTGGCCTGGACACCCAGTTGGAGCGTTTGCTATTGCAAGCGCTCCAGGGCGGCGGCGGACTGGAACCGGGGTTAGCGGATCGTTTGCTGGAGCAGGCGCGACAAGCGCTGCAACGGCAAGAAATGCTCGGCGCTCCGCCGGTGCTGTTGGTCAACCACGCGTTGCGTGCGTTGCTGGCACGCTTCCTGCGCCGCAGTGTGCCGCAGATTGTGGTGTTGTCGAATCTGGAAATTAACGACGATCGGCAACTTCGCATGACCGCGACCATTGGAGCCGCCGAATGAAACACTGCCTGTCGGCACTACTTTTACTGATGCCGCTGTTTGCTAAGGCAGTGTCTGGTTCTTGGGTAGCTGAAGGGCCGGGGGTGATGCTGGAGCAGGGCGGAATGCGTGATGAATCCGCTGAGTTAAGGGCACCGAATGCCTTACCCGATGCTAATGCGCGCATTACCCGCGTCAGTTGGCGCTACCGCCTGCTATCGGCCGAGCTGGCTGGCCTACAAGTGCAGTTATGCACCCTGAACCGCTGTATTCTGCTGGGGAGCGGCAGTGGCAGCAGCACCGGGTTGCAGGGTGAACCCGCCAATTCACCGTTTCGCTTTATCTACTACGTGCAGTCGCGTGGTGGGCTAAATCCGCCGTTACGGGTGATTGGCAATCAGGTGATTGTCAACTATGAGTAAAGTAAGCGCTGCATGTCCTGGTAATATTTGCCATCCCGCCACTGATACTGCCTGCAAGTTTTGCGCACCCTGAGTTCACTTGGTCAATAAGTGAGAAATCAATATGCAGATCTCAGGGGACTAGGCTGTGTTCGGCAATTGCACGTGAGCACCGCTGGGGCCATTTACAGATGCAGCAAGGTGCGGACGGGTTGGTGGGCCAAATAAGTGGCTCGTCATCTAGGGGGGCTAGCTCTTCGGGGCGTTCCCCAAAGCTTGTCGGGTTTGAATATAGGCACTACACCCTCCGCTTTGATTACGGGCTTTTGGCTCTGTGACGTCACCAGGGTCAATGATCGGACACAGCCTAACTTATCAACTGTCCCACCTCTCCCAAAACAGTCAAAGTACCCGTTGGCGCTTGCGAACGGCTCACCTCCTTCTTTCCTCGTGATCGTAACAACTTTTTTGAAGCTCAGTCAGTAAATAAGTATCGGGCCACCCCTGATAGTAACGTGCCAGTAAAAGTTAACCGTAGTGGTTTGTCTGGAGAAAAAATGATTGATATATCGGCTGACTATAGCGGAAGTTATGCCGTGACTGAGTCAGGGAGGTTATTTGTATGGGGCAGCAATTATGCTGATTTACTGGGTCTATACAAAAATTACAAATCTTGGGATAGCTAAAATGTATATGCTCCTATAGAAAATGACTATTTTCAGGAAAATAAAAGTGAATAAGATCATTGCTGGTTACTACAGTGCGCTGATACTGACTGAAGGCTCGAAGTCTATACCATCCTTAATGGCTAATTGATAGTTTAAAAGTGACTTCTCTTATTTCTTTTTTCCATAGATACATCTACCTTAGAGGCGTGCTACCTACAATTTTCAGCGTTTTAACCCGCTTAGGTTCAGCTATAAATGGTATTGGCGTGTCTTTAGTATGGTTATGTGTAGTGTTACGCCGCAGCAGGAAGCGGCCTCGAACCTGAATGAAGTGAAACTGGGTATGGGGATTGAACAGGCTCAGCTAGTGGGAAGCCTGAGTCATCAGGCCGCTGGCTCAGGTTACCTTAACTCTGAAGCCATACTGGGCAATAAAATACAGCTACTAACCGGTCTTTTAGCGGCCAACTAAAATTAATCACGCATTTTTTCTATATGCGCCTGGCGGCATTAAGTGCACAGGGCGCATCGGCTTGATTCAGATGACGATCTTACGCCCCAGCAGGTTGCTGCCGCGCGACTGTCCATCCGGGCCGTAAAGTGATTGATTATTCTTGTTCAGGATCGCCAGTGCCTGCGCGTTGTGGTCGATTTGCTGATTGAGCAGCATGCCGTTGTGCTGATTTTTCTCTCTTAGTGTCTGACTAAGCTGCTGCACTTGTTGCCAGCGTTGCGCCAATTGCGGTAGCCCGTCATAAGGTGCTTGCCATCCGAGGGTGTTTTCCAGCCTATGCCGTTGCTGTTCCAAATAGCCGACCGTTGCCAGCAACTGACTCTTGGCATCGGTAATGCGTTGCAAAGCCACGCCAGGCAACTGGCTCGAACATA
The sequence above is drawn from the Serratia symbiotica genome and encodes:
- the motB gene encoding flagellar motor protein MotB, whose product is MKQDHPVIVVKKKRKAGHGGHHGGSWKIAYADFMTAMMAFFLVMWLLSIANPQQLTQIAEYFRTPLKVALTGGDKNSSESSPIPGGGDDPTQQEGLVKKQIESPEKRAEELKLNKLREKLDELIESDPRLKALRPHLLINLMDEGLRIQIIDSQNRPMFKTGSAQVVDYMRDILRAIAPILNDLPNKISLSGHTDDIPYANGERGYSNWELSADRANASRRELIAGGLSEGKVLRVVGMASTMSLKQRDADDAINRRITVLVLNKDTQKEIERDNAESNATDITQPDSLKQVIPPTTPAPANSSSPPKEKPVSQDAEDQQKAAAEAKAVTDKEKPQNDDQQGDEKRTGVIVTQTQIRESHVF
- the flhB gene encoding flagellar biosynthesis protein FlhB, which translates into the protein MAEDSDLEKSEAPTPHRVEKAREDGQIPRSRELTSVLMLVAGLAIIWMSGNNMAQQLAMMLTQGLNFDHGMVSNDKQMLRQLGMLLRQAAWALLPIMAGLVLVAIAAPMLLGGILFSGKSIKLDLKRMNPLAGLKRIFSSQVLAELLKGILKATLVGWVTSLYLWHNWAAMLHLVTQRPFEALGNALQIIIFCGLLVVLGLTPMVTFDVFYQLWSHFKKLKMTKQDIRDEFKEQEGDPHIKGRLRQQQRTIARRRMMADVPKADVIVTNPTHYAVALQYNDKKMSAPKVLAKGAGEIALRIRQLGAEHRIPLFEAPPLARALYRHSEIGQHIPATLYAAVAEVLAWVYQLRRWRQEGGIIPKKPENLPVPEALDFAGENNSDG
- the flhA gene encoding flagellar biosynthesis protein FlhA — its product is MANLASLLRLPGNFKDTQWQVLAGPILILMILSMMVLPLPAFILDLLFTFNIALSIMVLLVAMFTQRTLEFAAFPTILLFSTLLRLSLNVASTRIILMEGHTGSAAAGRVVEAFGHFLVGGNFAIGIVVFIILVLINFMVITKGAGRIAEVGARFVLDGMPGKQMAIDADLNAGLIGEDEAKKRRAEVTQEADFYGSMDGASKFVRGDAVAGLMIMVLNVVGGLLVGVIQHGMAMGTAAESYTLLTIGDGLVAQIPALVISTAAGVIVTRVATDQDVGEQMVGQLFNNPRVMLLSAGVLGLLGLVPGMPNLVFLLFTAALLGLAWWLRGREQQAPRTVEAPVAQENPQASEASWSDVQMEDPLGLEVGYRLIPMVDFQQNGELLGRIRGIRKKFAQDMGYLPPVVHIRDNLELPPASYRILMKGVEIGSGEAHPGRWLAINPGNAVGELAGDKTIDPAFGLEAVWIDSALREQAQIQGFTVVEASTVVATHLNHLIGQFASELFGRQETQQLLDRVSQEMPKLTEDFVPGVVSLTTLHKVLQNLLAERVSIRDMRTIIETLAEHAPTQSDPYELTAVVRVALGRAITQQWFPGNGEIQVIGLDTQLERLLLQALQGGGGLEPGLADRLLEQARQALQRQEMLGAPPVLLVNHALRALLARFLRRSVPQIVVLSNLEINDDRQLRMTATIGAAE
- a CDS encoding flagellar protein FlhE; the protein is MKHCLSALLLLMPLFAKAVSGSWVAEGPGVMLEQGGMRDESAELRAPNALPDANARITRVSWRYRLLSAELAGLQVQLCTLNRCILLGSGSGSSTGLQGEPANSPFRFIYYVQSRGGLNPPLRVIGNQVIVNYE
- a CDS encoding flagella synthesis protein FlgN translates to MKNLTQLLDKLLEALHGLDTALVEEHHLLCSSQLPGVALQRITDAKSQLLATVGYLEQQRHRLENTLGWQAPYDGLPQLAQRWQQVQQLSQTLREKNQHNGMLLNQQIDHNAQALAILNKNNQSLYGPDGQSRGSNLLGRKIVI